In Acidimicrobiia bacterium, the DNA window AAGGGACCCGAAGTCGCTTCGCACCCGATCCGGTCACGAAACTGAGTTCCACGTTCTTGGACCTTGCAGTCGGATGTGATATTCCTATCGTTCCGGTCCGGTTCAGTGGTGGGTTGTCGGCGGCGCCACTCGAAGACAAGCTCGAGATCCCGTTGGGGGCGCAGGACTACGTGGTTGGAGGGCCCATCACACCTGACGAGATCGCCTCGTGGCCATACGGCGAACGTCGCCGGCGGGTTCTCGATGCGCTCAACAATGTGGGAGGCCGACAAGTCGTGACCCCCACTGATGTGTCCTTTGAGGCCGGAGTCGAATCGTGGTCCGCCTCGACGGGGGCTCGACAGGTTGAGTCAACGTTCATAAGGGTGTTGGAAGCCATTGAGGACCCGAGCCCGGAGACCCTACGACTTCTTCATGGAGCGCGGTCGGGAGAACTCGTGGTAGGTTCGGAACCGGTTGATGTGTGGCTTGCCGAGGTAGCTTGTGTGCTGTACGGCCCGGACGGGCCACGAGTACGCCGTGGCTGATGCTGCAGCTGCCCTGACGGAGGCAGTCCACGTGTGGACACTCGCGCCACATTGCCTCGATTCGACAACCAAAGCCCGGTATGAAGTGTCGCTATCCGATGAAGAGTCGGCTCGATGGCACCGATATCTGCGATCCCGAGATCGAGACTTGTTCGTGGCGGCCCGCGGGTTCCTCCGCCAGGTTCTTTCGCAGTATCTCGAAGTTCCTGCTGCTGCTTGGCGTTTCGATGTCTCAGAATCGGGTAAGCCGTCAATTGCCAACCCTGAGGCCAAACGCCTCCAATTCAACCTGTCGCACACGCCTGGAACCGAGCCCGACGGTGGTTTGGTGGCGGTGGCGGTCACTGTCGATGTTGCGTGTG includes these proteins:
- a CDS encoding 4'-phosphopantetheinyl transferase superfamily protein, with protein sequence MADAAAALTEAVHVWTLAPHCLDSTTKARYEVSLSDEESARWHRYLRSRDRDLFVAARGFLRQVLSQYLEVPAAAWRFDVSESGKPSIANPEAKRLQFNLSHTPGTEPDGGLVAVAVTVDVACGIDVESLDSVDDPLLIAASALSAYERADLANQSDPRLRFFEYWTLKEAYLKARGAGLRLPLDRFGFVFDPDPRLCVEPPIEDDPLSWQFAMHQLDSRLIMAIAVQTGSRLRPITFV